A genomic window from Sporosarcina sp. Marseille-Q4063 includes:
- a CDS encoding YndJ family protein, with protein MPMKMRNFALIHSLLVIILMIVGTTQWPFLLLTVAQLVYVPIALRLVMVPGDWLSRYYYFFAIPAYVSVVLLQITVSNWDGLLAGVYLIFTVTIAFYGLSRFFTRGFTNIEEFAIDCGLMYLALGGGWYFAYIAGIDTGFTPLITWLTGIHFHYSAFLLPIFVGFLGRLYKTTFYKVICAVIIASPMVVAIGITFSRWIELLSVILYMVGLYGLLYLTWKTPFVSRIQKWFIRISFAALGLTIIFSLFYALGNGFGIISVSIDFMLRFHGLLNCVLFAMIGLIGWALSVPKTTFSPPIFPVSQIRGKFLYDGYSDDISGLVDDMKVFEMDSNTLSPKIVDFYENTVDYRLFASVKWHDWFMPFAIVYKLISRKMEQINLPLHRREVEMTGMIHSVDGKLDGRERVRAWIRNVNHETAFVALYSIHENEGRTYMNIALPLPFSAMIGALDLIQHGSDLQLTSKKLNSPTSDAGIYLAIKKRLLKLPIEEDFFVRETEDGSLIANHKMWIFSIPFLTINYSIRHSSIGRPF; from the coding sequence ATGCCGATGAAGATGCGTAATTTTGCGCTTATACATAGTTTGCTTGTTATTATTTTGATGATTGTCGGCACAACCCAGTGGCCGTTTCTGCTTTTAACAGTTGCGCAACTGGTGTATGTTCCGATTGCTTTGCGGCTCGTGATGGTTCCAGGTGATTGGTTGTCGAGGTATTATTATTTCTTTGCGATACCTGCTTATGTTTCAGTTGTGCTACTTCAAATAACTGTTTCTAATTGGGATGGCCTCTTGGCCGGTGTATATTTAATTTTCACAGTTACCATTGCGTTTTATGGATTATCTCGATTTTTCACGAGAGGCTTTACGAACATTGAAGAGTTTGCGATTGATTGCGGGCTTATGTATTTAGCGCTTGGCGGCGGATGGTATTTTGCGTATATAGCAGGAATCGACACTGGATTTACGCCGTTGATCACGTGGTTGACGGGCATTCATTTTCATTACTCCGCGTTTTTATTGCCGATTTTCGTTGGGTTTTTAGGGAGGCTTTATAAAACTACTTTTTACAAAGTTATTTGTGCAGTCATCATAGCATCTCCGATGGTTGTCGCCATTGGCATCACGTTTTCACGGTGGATTGAACTTCTATCAGTCATTCTTTATATGGTCGGTCTATATGGTTTACTTTATCTCACATGGAAAACGCCGTTTGTAAGTCGGATTCAAAAATGGTTCATTCGAATTTCATTTGCAGCACTTGGGTTGACCATTATTTTCTCGTTGTTTTATGCGCTTGGGAACGGGTTCGGAATAATTTCTGTTTCCATCGATTTTATGTTGCGTTTTCATGGTTTACTAAACTGTGTTTTATTTGCAATGATTGGCCTTATCGGGTGGGCATTGTCCGTTCCAAAAACAACTTTTTCACCACCGATATTTCCTGTTAGTCAGATTCGAGGCAAGTTTTTATACGATGGATATTCCGATGATATCTCCGGACTTGTTGATGATATGAAAGTATTCGAAATGGATTCCAATACGCTTTCGCCGAAGATTGTCGATTTCTATGAAAACACAGTGGATTACCGATTATTTGCTAGTGTGAAATGGCATGATTGGTTCATGCCTTTTGCTATTGTCTACAAGTTAATTAGTCGGAAAATGGAACAAATAAATCTGCCTTTGCATCGAAGAGAAGTTGAAATGACCGGGATGATTCATTCGGTTGATGGAAAACTGGATGGTCGTGAAAGGGTTCGCGCGTGGATTCGAAATGTTAATCATGAGACCGCCTTCGTCGCGCTTTATTCCATTCATGAAAATGAAGGTCGTACTTATATGAATATCGCTTTGCCATTGCCATTTTCAGCAATGATTGGCGCGTTGGATTTAATACAACATGGGAGTGACTTGCAACTTACAAGTAAAAAACTAAACTCCCCCACTTCAGATGCCGGGATTTATTTAGCCATAAAGAAAAGGCTTTTAAAATTACCGATTGAGGAAGACTTTTTTGTACGAGAAACTGAGGATGGATCGCTGATTGCTAATCATAAAATGTGGATTTTCTCGATTCCATTCCTCACAATTAATTATTCGATTCGTCACAGTTCAATTGGAAGACCGTTCTAG
- a CDS encoding branched-chain amino acid aminotransferase — protein MLKKQLEQYIAELLLNDPEKIELHKVEKEYAEKHQLLPAGVEVVLQDAASRFSDAYLERCEKETVALIIVETPKFLDEKIEHLHTRMNEFLYVESKSFDLVGVDAVSLEVDDVFGTYTAMFGLKMKKKYESRIKEYLDANLSGEAGKYSVAFSGKDGLFDMNFALSYAAGFNEEMTFLDAYDLIYSFVFSMVAEIEDAE, from the coding sequence ATGCTAAAAAAACAATTGGAACAATATATAGCAGAGCTATTACTAAATGACCCAGAAAAAATCGAATTACATAAAGTAGAAAAAGAATATGCAGAAAAACACCAACTCTTGCCTGCTGGTGTTGAAGTCGTTCTACAGGATGCCGCTTCTCGCTTTTCAGATGCTTATTTGGAGCGATGCGAAAAAGAAACGGTTGCCCTCATAATTGTAGAAACGCCTAAGTTTTTGGATGAAAAAATTGAACATTTGCATACGCGTATGAATGAATTCTTATACGTCGAATCAAAATCATTTGATCTTGTCGGTGTCGATGCCGTTTCGTTAGAAGTTGATGATGTGTTCGGAACTTACACAGCGATGTTCGGACTGAAAATGAAAAAGAAATATGAATCACGGATAAAAGAGTATTTGGATGCGAATTTATCTGGTGAAGCAGGAAAATATAGCGTGGCTTTCTCCGGAAAAGATGGTTTATTTGATATGAATTTCGCACTGAGTTATGCAGCTGGTTTTAATGAAGAAATGACATTTTTAGATGCTTATGACCTCATCTACTCATTCGTCTTTTCAATGGTTGCGGAAATCGAGGATGCTGAATGA